CTGTACCCCAAGGGCGACTTCCTGGGCGAGGCGCTCTTCAAGGCCTTCTGGGTGGCGCGCACGTCGAAGGTGGAGGACGGGGGCTTCTCCTTCCTGGACCGCATCGAGGAGCAGTTCGCCAACGCGGACGAGTCCTACGACGTGGAGCGCGCGCGCTACTGGCGGGCGCGCACGCTGGAGGAGCGCGGCAACATCCAGGGCGCCGCGGAGCTGATGGAGAAGCTCGCGGTGGAGCACCCGGCCACGTACTACGGCCTGATGGCGCGCTCGAAGCTGGGTGACCTGGACCCCAAGCGGCTGGAGGCCGTGTCCGCGTCCATCTTCGACGTGCCGGAGGCCGCCAGCCCCTGGCCGATGTTCGCGGGCCCCATGGGAGACGACCCGCACTTCCGCGCGGGCGTGGAGCTGTTGCGGCTGGGCTTCGCGGACTCCGTGTCGTCGGAGCTGATGCTGGTGAACCGCGCCAACCAGCCGCCGGAGTCCATGCGGCTCCTGGTGATGGTGCTGTCACAGTCCGGTGACGCGCGGTCGGCGCACGCCATCGCGCGGCTCGCGCTGCGCAAGGACCTGAGCGGGCGCATCACCGCGCAGACGCGGCCGGTGTGGGAGGTGGCCTATCCCAACGCGTTCCGCGACCTGATTGAAAAGCACACCGCGCCCGCGGGCGTGGAGCCGGACCTGCTCCAGGCGCTGATGCGCGAGGAGAGCGCGTTGGACCCCAAGGCCCTGTCCTGGGCCGGCGCGCTGGGCCTCACGCAGCTGATGCCCTCCACGGCGAAGGGCGTGGCGCGCGAGCTCAAGGTGAAGCACTTCACCGTGGACTCGCTGCTCCAGCCGGAGCTGAACATCCGCTTCGGCGCGCACTACCTGGGCGGCCTGATCAAACAGTTCAAGGGCCACACGCCCTACGCCGTGGGCAGCTACAACGCGGGCTCCGGCGCGGTGAACCGCTGGCGCGCGGCCAAGCCGGACCTGGCGCTGGATGCGTGGGTGGAGGAGATCCCCATCGCGGAGACGCGCGGCTACATCAAGCGCGTGCTGCGCTCCTACAACACCTACCAGCTGCTCTACGGCCGCGCGCCCAAGGTGCCGGTGATGCCGAGCGCATCGCGTTGACACGGGAGGGCGGGCTCGCGAAGGCGCCGCCTCCTGCTGCTTCGATTCGAGCCCCGTCAGGGGGGCGGCGAAAGGAATGACAATCAACGCTCGGGCCGGCTGAGAGTGCGAGGGACTGCTCTGCGCACCGCCTTGCGATGGGACGACCTTTCACTCGCGGACTTGGGGGAAGGCCGCGTTCTTGCCGCAGGGCGGAGTCAGTGACAACTCCCTGGCGAAAGGGGGCCCGCCATGCACGTGCCGTCCGCTGGGACTCCCGCGAGCCGTCCGGGTCGGGGAATGAGCTGGCCCGCGATGGGGCTGTTGTCTGCGTCAGCCGTTATCAACCTGACCAACGTCGCGGCGATGTCCGAGTATGGGCTGGGGTCGGTGGTGCTGTACATCCTCCCCGCCCTGGTCTTCCTGCTGCCCGCGGCCTTCACCGCCGCCGAGTTGGGCAGCACCTGGCCTGGAGGCGTCTTCACATGGGTGCACGAAGCGCTGGGTGAGAAGTGGGCGTTCTGCGCCGCGTGGCAGCAGTGGGTGCAGAACATCATCTTCTATCCCCTGCTGTTGTCCTTCGCCGCGGGCAACCTCGCGTACATCGTGTCGCCCGTTCTCGCGCTCAACGGCCCCTTCAACGGCGCCTTCGTGCTGGTGGGCTTCGGCCTGTGCGCAGCGGTGGCCCTGCACGGCGTGGGTCACGCCTCGCGCTTCTCCGTATGGGGCGTGGTGCTCGGCATTGTCATCCCCACGACCCTGCTGACACTGCTGGCCGTGGCGTACCTCCTCGGCGGCCACGCATCGGCCACGCCGCTGGAGGCGAGTCATCTCCTGCCGCCGTGGTCCGGTATCGGCGGGCTGGTGCTCGTGGTGGGCAACTTCCTCGCATACGGCGGCGTGGAGGTGAGCGCGGTGCACGTCCGGGAGATGAAGGACGCGCGCCATGGCTATCCGAAGGCCATGGTGCTGATGGCGCTGCTCGCCACGCTCATCTTCGTTTTCTCCACGCTGGGCGTCGCCGTGGCCGTCCAGCACAAGCGGCTGGACTTGAGCGCGGGGCTCATCCAGGCCTTCGAGACATACCTGGACGTGTATGGCTTGAAGCGGATGGCTATGGTCTTCGCGCTGCTGTTCCTGATCGCCGCGCTGGGCACGGTGCTCACCTGGATGCTGGGACCCAACCACAGTCTGTTGCTGGTGGGGCGCAAGGGCTTGCTGCCGCCGCTCTTCCAGCGCACCAACAGCCATGGCACTCCCACGGCGCTCCTGGCGACGCAAGGAGTGCTGGTGGCGCTGCTCGCCCTGGGGTTCTTCATCGCGAAGGACGTCAATCAGGTCTATTGGGCGCTCGCCGCCATGACGACACAGCTCTACATCCCCATGTATGGACTGCTGTTCGTGTCGGCGCTGAAGCTGCGTCGCGCGCGTCCCGAAATCCCGCGAGGCTACCGGGCGCCCGCGCTGCCGCTGCTCGCCTGTGTGGGAATCGTGTCCTCCGCCCTGGCCTTCATCGTGGGCTTCGTGCCGCCCAAGCAACTCAAGGTGGAACAACCCATCGCCTATGTGGCGAACCTGGCGGGGCTGGTCTTCGCCCTGGGCGCCGTGCCCTTCGTGCTCTACGCGCGCCGAAAGCCAGAGTGGCGGCAGCCGGGTCCATAGGTCCCGCTGATTCGTGAATTCCTTGTATAGGGAGGGGCGGGCCGTGGTTTCGTAGGCCGCCATGTCCACCCTCCGAACGAAAATCGCTCCCCTCGCGGTCGCGCTGTTCACCCTGGTGGCCTTGTGTCTTCCGGCGGAAGCCGAGGCACAGGCCTGGTCGCTGACGAACGCGCAGCGGCAGGCGTTCCTTCGCTACTACGCGCCGGTCATCTTCAAGCGCGCCAATGGCAACGGCAACGAGCACGGCTACGACTGGCTGACGAACTTCGACTTCGACCAGGACGGGGACTTCTCCAACAACAAGCTGCACTGGAAGCAGATCAACCAGTACGTGGACGCGTCGCGCGTGGGCCCCAGCGCGTTCGACAAATGGCGCATCCGGCCGACGCTCTACACGTCACTGATTGAGTACATGGACGGGGGCAAGAACCTCACCCTCGTGTATCACCTGTATCACGCGCTGGATAAGAACGCGGCGGGCAACTGGCAGCTCCATGACTGGGAGCGCGTCGAGCTCCAGGTGAAGAACGTCGTGGGCAATCCGGGCAGCGGGGAGTCCGTGGCGTACGCGGTGGTGACGCAGCACAAGCGCAACGTGGTGCGCCGGGCGGGCAGCGGCGACCTCCAGTTCATGCAGACGGGCACGGGCAGCCACCTGCTCATCTGGCAGGCGGAGTGGTCCGACAAGCTGCTGGCGCCGCACGGGCAGGAGCTGCGCTTCGTGACGGATCCGTATTCGTTCTTCGCGGGCCGGATGGCGTCCGGGGGCAAGGCGGAGGCGGACGTGAACAACGACGACGGGCGCAAGAAGCTGCACTACGTGTTCGTGCCGGAGGACGACGGGGCGGCGGTGGCGGCGTTCAACGCGCAGCCGGTGCGGTACTCGACGGCGGACGCGCTGGCCAGCCGCTATGACAATGGGGACTCCGCCAACTGGCCCGCGGTGAAGCGCGTCACGTACGAGCTGCAGGACCTGGCGGACATCCTCCCCACGCACTGGGAGCACGGGGGCTATGCAACGCACTGGCTGCCGGACGAGCCCCAGTTCTTCTTCCTGGAGAGCCCGGTGGTGAACGAGGCGGGGCAGGCGGAGGTGAGCGTGGGGATGCAGCGCTTCTTCTCCAAGACGCGCGACGTGGAGGGGCAGGACGACCGCGAGGGCTACCCGTCGAAG
The sequence above is drawn from the Corallococcus sp. NCRR genome and encodes:
- a CDS encoding amino acid permease, giving the protein MGLLSASAVINLTNVAAMSEYGLGSVVLYILPALVFLLPAAFTAAELGSTWPGGVFTWVHEALGEKWAFCAAWQQWVQNIIFYPLLLSFAAGNLAYIVSPVLALNGPFNGAFVLVGFGLCAAVALHGVGHASRFSVWGVVLGIVIPTTLLTLLAVAYLLGGHASATPLEASHLLPPWSGIGGLVLVVGNFLAYGGVEVSAVHVREMKDARHGYPKAMVLMALLATLIFVFSTLGVAVAVQHKRLDLSAGLIQAFETYLDVYGLKRMAMVFALLFLIAALGTVLTWMLGPNHSLLLVGRKGLLPPLFQRTNSHGTPTALLATQGVLVALLALGFFIAKDVNQVYWALAAMTTQLYIPMYGLLFVSALKLRRARPEIPRGYRAPALPLLACVGIVSSALAFIVGFVPPKQLKVEQPIAYVANLAGLVFALGAVPFVLYARRKPEWRQPGP